The genomic window AACTCCCCGCTGTGATACAGCGCCCAGCCGTCCGCCAGCGGATGCTCCTTCTCCGGCGGCGGCAAGGGGTGGCCGGCATGAAGGCGCAGCCACTGCGACAGCAACGTGTTCGCGTCGTAGCGCGGCACGTCGGCGTAGGGCAGCGGCGTCCAGGGTTCCGCCGGTGCCGCCGCGGCAACATGGCCGGCGGACATCAGCGAAAGCGGTTTGAAGTCTGGATGGGGCATGGTCATCTAGGCCGCCAGATCGATGGGCGCAACCGACGGCGCGTCGCTTGCCGGATCTTCGCCGCTGTAGGCGTTGCTGAGTGTCAGCAAATGCCTCCGCTGGTCTCGCCCGAGATAGGGCGCGAGCAGGTGGAGCGTGTGCTGGCCACCGCGCATCAGCGCGCCTTGCGCGTGCGCGGGTTCGAGCGCTTCGCGCGGGTTGCGCACGTATTCGTAGCTCAGCCAATAGGTCAGCACCACCACCATGCTTTGCGCCAGGGTATCGACCTCGTGGGCGTCGATGTCGAGATGCCCGGACCGGCTCAGCCCTGCAATCAGCACGCGGATGGCGCGCGCCTTGTTCTTCAGCACCAGCTGGAACTGCGTCTCCAGGTGCCGGTTCTTGCTGAGCAGGTCGTTCAGGTCGCGGTAGAGAAAGCGGTAGCGCCAGATCAACTCGAACAGGCTGTGCATGAAAAACCAGGCGTCTTCCACGTCGTGCACGCCCTCGCTGGCATGCAGGAGCTCATTGAGCTCGGCCTCGTAGCTCTCGTAGAGCTTGTTGATCAGCTCTTCCTTGGCGGGGTAGTGGTAGTAGAGATTGCCGGGACTGATATTGAGCTCGCCCGCCACCAGCGTGGTGGAGACGTTCGGCTCCCCGAAGCGGTTGAACAGCTCCAGTGCGGCTTCGAGAATGCGTTGCGCTGTGCGGCGTGGCGCCTTCTTGGCCATGTCAGTCCCCGTTTTGTCTCTTGTGGGGACACTCTAGCGTATGTACACAGCGCCTTGAACAACGCGGGGCAATGTTTTGCGGCAGCACGCGTTGTGCAGTGCCGCAAAAGAAGGGGTGGCTACCCCTCTCTGCCAGGCAGGCGGTCTAGCCGGCCTTGGTGCTGCGCCGCACGGTCTTCTTGGGAGCGGCAGCGGGCGCCGCACTGCGGCCTGCTGTCTTGCGGCTTGCCCGAGCGGGGGCGGCGGCCGGTTTTTTCTCGCTGCGCTGCAGCTCGGCTTCGAGCGCCGCCACGCGGGCCTGCAGCGCGGCATAGTCGGCGGCCGAAGGCAGGCCGAGCTTTTCGAGGGCGCGCGCCACGCGCTCTTCGAAGATGTTCTCGAGCTTGCCCCACTGGCCGGCAGCCTTGGTACCGAATTCGCTCGCAAAGCCGGCCATGCGCGTTTGCGCCTGCGCAAGTGTTTCCTCGGCGGCGGCCTGGGTTTTCTTCTGCATGCCGGCGCCGTCCTTCACCAGCGCCTCGAAAGCCTTGCTGCCCTCCTGCTGCATCTTGGCAAAGGCACCGAGCCCCGCCAGCCAGATCTGCTGGGCGGAATCCTTGATGCGGTCGGCACCTTTGTTGTTGCCGTTCTCGTCGTCCTGCGTAGCCATGCGGAATGTTCCTGTGAAAACAATCGGGCTACTCTAGCCGCAAGACGCCTCTGCCTTTAGAGCTTCACGTCTATGAGTGAAGCCTGAGGCTAGGCCTTCCCCGCCGCCCGGCTCGCGTCCAAGTGGGTCTTGGCCCGTTCGGCCAGCGCCATTTCGCCCGGGGTGCCCGGCACATACGCCTGCACCGGGAGCGGGCGGCCGTGCGAATCGACCGAGACGAAGACGATCAGGCATTCGGTGGTCTTGTCCATGGTGCCGCCCTTCATGTCGCCGCTGCGCACCTCGACCGAGATGTTCATGCTGGTGGAGCCGGTGTAGGCCAGCCGGGCCTCCACCTCGACCAGGTCGCCGATCATGATCGGGTGGTGAAAGCGGATGCTGCCGATGAACGCCGTCACGCAGTAGCGCTTGGCCCAGCTGGTGGCGCAGGCGTAGCCGGCTTCGTCGATCCACTTCATGACGGTGCCGCCATGAACCTTGCCGCCGAAGTTGACGGTGCTGGGCTCGGCCAGAAATCGAAGTGTGATGGAGGACATGCGCCGCCTTTTTGTGGGCTGTGTTGGTGGGAGCCCCGATTATGCGAGCGCCCGCCCCCGCAAATGCGCGCCGCCGGTCGGCGCCGCGCACGCTCAGCCCCCGCCGAACAGCTCTGCCAGGGTGCGCCGGAGCCATGCGTTGCCGGCGTCCGCATGGAACCGCTCGTGCCAGTGCTGCTTCACGGCATAGGCGGGCAGCTCGAAGGGCGGCTCCAGCAGCTTCACCGGCTCCTGCGTGGCGAGCACCTTTCCAAGGATGCTGGGCACGATCACGATGAGCTCGGTGTGCGCCACGATGCGCGCCACGCTCAGGAAGCTCGAAAGGCTGGTCACCACATTTCGCTTCAGCCCAAGCCGCGCGATGGTCTTGTCGACAATGGCGTGGCCGGTGCCTGAGGAGGCCACCACCGCGTGCGCCTCGGTCTCG from Variovorax paradoxus includes these protein-coding regions:
- a CDS encoding TetR/AcrR family transcriptional regulator, whose amino-acid sequence is MAKKAPRRTAQRILEAALELFNRFGEPNVSTTLVAGELNISPGNLYYHYPAKEELINKLYESYEAELNELLHASEGVHDVEDAWFFMHSLFELIWRYRFLYRDLNDLLSKNRHLETQFQLVLKNKARAIRVLIAGLSRSGHLDIDAHEVDTLAQSMVVVLTYWLSYEYVRNPREALEPAHAQGALMRGGQHTLHLLAPYLGRDQRRHLLTLSNAYSGEDPASDAPSVAPIDLAA
- a CDS encoding acyl-CoA thioesterase, with product MSSITLRFLAEPSTVNFGGKVHGGTVMKWIDEAGYACATSWAKRYCVTAFIGSIRFHHPIMIGDLVEVEARLAYTGSTSMNISVEVRSGDMKGGTMDKTTECLIVFVSVDSHGRPLPVQAYVPGTPGEMALAERAKTHLDASRAAGKA
- a CDS encoding phasin family protein encodes the protein MATQDDENGNNKGADRIKDSAQQIWLAGLGAFAKMQQEGSKAFEALVKDGAGMQKKTQAAAEETLAQAQTRMAGFASEFGTKAAGQWGKLENIFEERVARALEKLGLPSAADYAALQARVAALEAELQRSEKKPAAAPARASRKTAGRSAAPAAAPKKTVRRSTKAG